The proteins below are encoded in one region of Winogradskyella helgolandensis:
- a CDS encoding O-antigen ligase family protein has product MDLIKKTYIFIFLLGVFFLPFNSEVPDFMSFLGEYSSDSAPIFFLIAFIVLVIHDLLRFKISLPFSHPIYQAFFLFIIFISFAVFFNFFNISDYYFKQTSGWVRYLKQLISVLLAYFVLFYLFYNVCINLGVLKTFFIVRKTMFWSLIVVFIVGLVQLLIYSGAMSLIPLYELFDYLPFTRPTLYFELKRVNATAWRPPDLGIYVISISGFIFSYILTNKKWYRFIPFLLVIFLSIVSKSRTALVTVFLQLIFLGYFSYKNYPIFRNVCKKIMISLVCILPVVLMLKGDIIYDTISDRIESLNFADIKSDNARSNQSRFGIQYANFQVFKKYPITGIGWGQQSFESKELYPEWATKGNYEFKAFYLNEEIKSFPPGYNLYIRILAETGIIGFIIFMLFILLIFYYTYKFLNSNKHYNYIGITVFVVFFGTLLMWFQIDSFRLYVFWLGLAMLICLRKTDNLVNIKK; this is encoded by the coding sequence ATGGATTTAATAAAAAAGACCTATATTTTTATTTTTTTATTAGGAGTGTTTTTTCTGCCCTTTAATTCTGAAGTCCCTGATTTTATGAGCTTTTTAGGCGAATATAGTTCCGACTCTGCTCCAATATTTTTTCTCATAGCATTTATTGTATTAGTTATTCATGATTTGTTGAGGTTTAAAATATCCTTACCATTTTCTCATCCTATTTATCAGGCATTCTTCCTATTTATAATTTTTATATCATTTGCTGTCTTCTTTAATTTTTTTAACATCTCAGACTATTATTTTAAGCAAACATCTGGTTGGGTTCGTTATTTAAAACAATTGATTTCTGTATTGCTGGCATATTTTGTATTGTTTTATTTATTTTATAATGTTTGTATCAATTTAGGGGTATTAAAGACTTTTTTTATTGTTAGAAAGACAATGTTTTGGAGTCTTATTGTGGTTTTTATAGTTGGACTTGTTCAGCTTTTAATCTACTCAGGAGCAATGAGTTTAATTCCTCTTTATGAATTATTTGACTATTTACCATTTACAAGGCCGACTTTATATTTTGAATTAAAAAGAGTTAATGCTACTGCTTGGAGGCCTCCAGATTTAGGTATTTATGTAATAAGTATTTCTGGTTTTATATTTAGTTATATCCTTACCAATAAAAAATGGTATAGGTTTATTCCTTTTCTACTTGTAATTTTTTTAAGTATTGTTTCTAAATCACGTACAGCTTTAGTAACTGTTTTTTTACAGCTTATATTTCTAGGGTATTTTTCATATAAAAACTATCCCATATTTAGAAATGTTTGTAAAAAGATAATGATCTCTCTTGTCTGCATTCTTCCTGTGGTATTAATGCTTAAAGGAGATATAATATATGATACTATTAGTGATAGAATTGAATCATTAAATTTTGCAGATATAAAATCTGATAATGCTAGGTCTAATCAATCAAGGTTTGGTATTCAGTATGCCAATTTTCAGGTTTTTAAAAAATATCCAATTACTGGTATAGGGTGGGGACAGCAATCATTTGAATCAAAAGAATTATATCCGGAGTGGGCTACAAAAGGTAATTATGAGTTTAAGGCGTTCTATTTAAATGAAGAAATAAAATCCTTTCCTCCAGGGTATAATCTTTATATTAGGATACTTGCTGAAACTGGAATTATTGGTTTTATTATTTTTATGCTGTTTATACTGTTAATATTTTATTACACTTATAAATTTCTCAATTCAAATAAGCATTATAATTATATAGGTATTACAGTTTTTGTTGTCTTTTTTGGAACTCTTTTAATGTGGTTCCAAATAGATTCATTTAGGTTATATGTCTTTTGGTTGGGATTAGCTATGCTTATATGCTTGAGGAAAACAGATAATTTAGTAAATATTAAAAAATGA
- a CDS encoding glycosyltransferase — protein sequence MINTQKKLIILICHYNNLDGLKASILSVDESINVDILIVDDGSIEKPNLASLKREYKGGDIFLEILPKNMGVGMATNHGLRVILKMNYEFTGRLDCGDTNHSNKYSKQISYLKEHPDVKLVGTFVNMVDTSGKILFVLKHPTTYDSIIKKIHLNSTFVNSSVIYYVDILNEVGLFPEKYHRNGEDFAFFFNVIKKYKVANMPEVLLDYVVDPNSLSSTRRVEQVKARISILKSHFYFGFYPIYGLARNYILLLAPRDFTTFIKKIINKN from the coding sequence ATGATAAATACACAGAAGAAATTAATAATTCTTATATGTCATTATAATAATTTAGACGGTTTAAAAGCATCAATATTATCTGTCGATGAGTCAATTAACGTAGATATATTGATTGTAGACGATGGCAGTATAGAAAAACCAAACTTAGCTTCTTTAAAAAGAGAATACAAAGGGGGTGATATTTTTCTAGAAATTTTGCCCAAAAATATGGGCGTTGGTATGGCTACCAATCATGGGCTTAGGGTGATTTTAAAAATGAATTATGAGTTTACAGGACGGTTAGATTGTGGGGATACAAACCATAGTAATAAGTATTCAAAACAAATCTCTTATCTAAAAGAACATCCTGACGTTAAGTTAGTAGGAACTTTTGTTAATATGGTTGATACCAGTGGTAAAATACTTTTTGTGTTAAAGCATCCAACGACATACGACTCAATAATTAAAAAGATACATTTAAATAGTACTTTCGTTAATTCAAGCGTTATTTATTATGTAGATATTCTAAACGAAGTTGGCTTGTTTCCTGAGAAATATCATAGAAATGGTGAAGATTTCGCTTTTTTTTTTAATGTAATAAAAAAATATAAAGTTGCCAATATGCCCGAGGTTTTATTAGATTACGTAGTGGACCCAAACTCACTTTCTAGTACAAGACGAGTAGAGCAAGTTAAAGCTAGAATTAGTATTTTAAAATCTCATTTTTATTTTGGATTTTACCCTATTTATGGCTTAGCTAGAAATTATATCTTATTACTGGCGCCGAGAGATTTTACAACTTTTATAAAAAAAATTATTAATAAGAATTGA
- a CDS encoding O-antigen ligase family protein, protein MKKNLKNIYVTFFSLFCAVVPFTDLGEAIPNIALLVLLVLFPFVVQKEDWKKILDKRFYTLYFLIFLVTIQLVIFSRLEDFKFVSTLLLVILVLIISIPIKNKLIPILSFIYGSLALLIVSTINLVSHYMLSGQFNMTVGDHVSSILLGDRPYIGYVYVLSFCMCLYVATQISKAKFLYYVLALLFLVFLLIISARISLISIVVVVLSYLFYTKNLKKVGLIIIVLTLFSIIMFTVNPSLKKRFFISNNNHSFEQIVKFEPRYFIWSCANEIFFNNKNYFVGKGFVVINNELESCYVNRLDFADKKQQDFFVRSKFNTHNQFINFLLSSGILIFLIFIIFFLLWLKLDYKSYYSFILLISLILFCSVENVLARQMGAELFALTLIFSTMISSNIKNSEGHSIK, encoded by the coding sequence TTGAAAAAGAATCTTAAAAATATCTATGTAACTTTTTTTTCGCTTTTTTGTGCAGTAGTTCCGTTTACAGATTTGGGAGAAGCAATTCCTAATATTGCATTATTAGTGTTATTGGTATTATTTCCTTTTGTAGTTCAAAAAGAAGATTGGAAAAAAATTTTAGATAAGAGGTTTTATACCTTATACTTTTTAATCTTTTTGGTAACTATTCAGTTAGTTATCTTTAGTCGATTAGAGGATTTTAAATTTGTTAGTACATTACTGTTAGTCATACTTGTTTTAATTATATCTATCCCAATCAAAAATAAGCTGATTCCGATTCTCTCATTTATTTATGGATCATTAGCTTTACTTATTGTATCTACTATAAATTTGGTTAGTCACTACATGTTATCAGGGCAATTTAATATGACAGTGGGTGATCATGTTTCTTCAATTTTATTAGGTGATAGACCATATATTGGCTATGTATATGTATTAAGTTTTTGCATGTGTTTGTATGTTGCGACTCAAATTTCTAAGGCAAAATTTCTGTATTATGTTTTAGCATTATTATTTCTAGTTTTTTTATTAATTATTTCAGCAAGAATTTCGTTGATTTCAATCGTTGTTGTGGTTTTATCATATTTATTTTATACTAAAAACTTAAAAAAAGTAGGTTTGATAATAATTGTGTTAACCTTGTTTAGCATCATAATGTTTACTGTTAACCCGAGTTTAAAAAAGCGTTTTTTTATATCTAATAATAACCATAGTTTTGAACAGATAGTTAAGTTTGAACCGAGATATTTTATATGGAGTTGCGCAAATGAGATATTTTTTAATAATAAAAATTATTTCGTAGGGAAAGGCTTTGTTGTAATTAATAATGAACTAGAAAGCTGTTACGTAAACAGGTTAGATTTTGCAGATAAAAAGCAACAAGATTTTTTTGTTAGAAGTAAATTTAATACTCATAATCAATTTATCAACTTCTTGTTAAGTTCTGGTATTTTAATATTTTTAATATTTATCATTTTTTTTCTGCTTTGGCTCAAGTTAGATTATAAAAGTTATTATTCTTTTATTCTACTAATATCTCTCATTCTTTTTTGTTCAGTAGAGAACGTTTTGGCTAGGCAAATGGGCGCAGAATTATTTGCACTAACATTGATTTTTTCTACAATGATTTCTTCTAATATTAAAAATTCAGAAGGTCATTCCATCAAATAA
- a CDS encoding glycosyltransferase, with protein sequence MKKIKIAHILNSVGGVDVSLRLILTNIDSSKYENIVFHSDDDTNVPYLDNVENPIKDYKLPIKREISPLKDIAAIFNTLKILKKEKPQIIHAHSAKGGIIGKIVGYILKIPVLHTPQAYSYLSAETSFKQNLYLFVERCFRGLNNKILASSVSEKNRAIKEVGYNRENVLLFNNSINPISEIEDLSIEKTWPDYYICSVGRPSYQKNIELMLDVLVEVKKTLPQIHLVLMGVGYHSPSLNTVKEIIKTQNLDKNVTLLEWTSRNDIFNIIKNSQLYISTARYEGLPYSVIESLALKKAIVATDADGNRDLIENNYNGYLIENEDKYKFSEGIIKLINTNEINTKFSENSLKLFNSKFDINKNIRHLEKIYLENLKK encoded by the coding sequence ATGAAGAAAATAAAAATAGCACATATTCTTAATTCAGTTGGAGGAGTAGATGTCTCACTACGATTAATTTTAACGAATATTGATAGTTCTAAATATGAAAATATTGTTTTTCATAGTGATGATGATACAAATGTTCCATATTTGGATAATGTTGAAAACCCTATTAAAGATTATAAATTACCAATCAAAAGGGAGATTAGTCCATTAAAAGACATTGCTGCGATTTTTAATACGTTAAAAATTTTAAAGAAGGAGAAACCACAAATTATTCATGCTCATAGTGCAAAAGGTGGTATAATAGGGAAAATAGTAGGTTATATATTAAAAATACCAGTTTTACACACGCCTCAAGCTTATTCTTATTTAAGTGCAGAAACGAGTTTTAAGCAAAATTTGTATCTTTTTGTTGAGCGGTGTTTTAGAGGTCTTAATAATAAAATTTTAGCTTCTTCTGTTTCTGAAAAAAATAGAGCTATTAAAGAGGTTGGTTATAATAGAGAGAATGTGTTGTTATTTAATAATTCAATTAATCCAATTTCTGAAATAGAAGATTTATCTATTGAAAAAACTTGGCCAGATTATTATATCTGTTCTGTTGGCCGTCCTTCCTACCAAAAAAATATTGAGCTTATGCTTGATGTATTGGTTGAGGTAAAAAAAACGCTGCCACAAATTCATCTTGTACTAATGGGTGTTGGTTATCATTCACCTAGTCTTAATACGGTTAAAGAAATAATTAAAACACAAAATTTAGATAAAAATGTTACTCTTTTAGAATGGACTTCTCGCAATGATATATTTAATATTATAAAAAACTCTCAATTATATATTTCTACAGCAAGATATGAAGGGCTACCCTATTCTGTAATAGAAAGTCTAGCACTTAAAAAAGCTATTGTAGCCACTGATGCTGACGGAAATAGAGATTTGATAGAGAATAATTATAATGGTTATCTTATTGAGAATGAAGATAAGTACAAGTTTTCTGAAGGAATAATTAAGTTAATAAATACTAATGAAATTAATACTAAGTTTTCTGAAAACTCGTTAAAACTATTTAATAGTAAATTTGATATCAATAAGAACATTCGTCATCTGGAAAAAATTTATTTAGAAAATCTAAAAAAGTAA
- a CDS encoding undecaprenyl-phosphate glucose phosphotransferase: MSLFKQGRYSGYLRPISYIIDLLIINVIAVFYLFNESYPFAFLALISICWFFLSVYSHFYEVYRYTRPINILSLIVQQFILFLLVIFAFSGLYYELDMYPKPLVKYALLCFLFITIFKYAIYYLLQKYRTSFGGNFRTTVIIGFNKKTLALDNFFNKNPEYGYSHKKTFNLKNKTDSLDACFQFVLKESIDEIYCSISELSNAQIADIVNFADNNLKILKFIPDSKEIYSKKLRYEYYDYIPVLTLRTIPLEDSVNTIIKRVFDILFSCFVIVLILSWLTPIIAILIKLESRGPIFFKQSRNGFNYKEFDCYKFRSMMPNKDAHANQATRGDQRVTKVGKFIRKTSIDELPQFFNVLFGDMSVVGPRPHMVSHTKMYAKKIDKFMVRHFVKPGITGLAQTSGFRGEVETDKDIIGRVKYDIFYIENWSLLLDIKIIIQTFVNAVKGEDKAY, from the coding sequence TTGAGTTTATTCAAACAAGGAAGATATTCTGGGTATTTAAGGCCCATCTCTTACATTATTGATTTATTAATAATTAATGTAATAGCTGTCTTTTATTTATTTAATGAGAGTTATCCATTTGCTTTTTTAGCTCTAATATCAATATGTTGGTTTTTTTTATCTGTTTATTCACATTTTTATGAGGTATATAGATATACAAGACCAATAAACATTTTGTCGCTTATTGTGCAGCAATTTATTTTGTTCCTACTTGTGATTTTTGCTTTTTCGGGTTTGTATTATGAGCTTGATATGTATCCAAAGCCATTAGTTAAATATGCGCTATTGTGTTTTCTTTTTATTACAATTTTTAAATATGCCATATATTACCTACTGCAGAAATATAGAACCTCGTTTGGTGGAAACTTTAGAACCACGGTAATTATAGGGTTCAACAAAAAGACACTTGCTTTAGATAACTTTTTTAACAAGAATCCAGAGTATGGTTATTCACATAAAAAGACTTTCAATTTAAAAAATAAAACAGATTCTCTTGATGCTTGTTTTCAGTTTGTACTAAAAGAAAGTATTGATGAGATTTATTGTTCTATTTCAGAATTAAGCAATGCTCAAATTGCTGATATTGTAAATTTTGCTGATAATAATCTTAAGATTTTAAAGTTTATTCCAGATAGTAAAGAGATTTATTCAAAAAAATTAAGATATGAATATTACGATTATATACCTGTTCTTACACTTAGAACTATTCCTTTAGAAGATTCTGTAAACACAATTATAAAACGTGTTTTCGATATTCTATTCTCTTGTTTCGTTATCGTCTTAATTCTATCATGGTTAACACCTATAATCGCCATCTTAATAAAGTTAGAATCTAGAGGTCCTATATTTTTTAAACAGTCTAGAAATGGATTTAATTATAAAGAATTTGATTGTTATAAGTTTAGATCTATGATGCCAAATAAGGATGCGCATGCAAACCAAGCAACAAGAGGCGACCAGCGGGTGACTAAGGTTGGTAAATTTATCAGAAAAACAAGTATTGATGAATTACCACAGTTTTTTAATGTTCTTTTTGGCGATATGTCTGTAGTAGGACCAAGACCTCACATGGTAAGTCACACAAAAATGTATGCTAAGAAAATAGATAAATTTATGGTTAGACATTTCGTTAAACCTGGCATTACAGGTTTAGCACAAACTAGTGGTTTTAGAGGAGAGGTCGAAACAGATAAAGACATTATTGGTAGAGTAAAGTATGATATATTCTATATCGAGAACTGGTCATTACTTCTAGATATTAAAATTATAATTCAAACCTTTGTTAACGCTGTAAAAGGTGAAGATAAAGCTTATTAG
- a CDS encoding exopolysaccharide biosynthesis polyprenyl glycosylphosphotransferase encodes MEFIRGRYSWVLRPFLIIYDLFVINFLAFYLLNFNSQELYFFSYELFNNKNILYLLYSVIFWLLSTHFLKFYKVYRYTSLLDILSLILKQLVVYTFLVYAFEGFFRSINIEVSVTLNYLVYSFLAISFVKLLSYYILKSIRVYLKGNLRNIIVIGDGESVNALKKIFLEKKELGYSIKAIFSKSQEDNNSGFIEDSFAYLESNNDNIDEIYCSITDLSEKELNEYVRYANIHHCNIKFIPNTKKFITKRYKTDYYNYIPVLSIQEVALNNEVNKLFKRVFDIVFSILIIVFVLPWLSILLFILIKLESKGPLFYKHKRTGINYKVFYCYKYRSLTTTQESKGTYVSQNDKRVTAIGKFIRRTSIDELPQFINVLKGEMSVVGPRPHMLTYTDDYSKKINKYNFIYRHNVKPGVTGLAQIKGYRGEIKRDKDIINRVKYDIFYIENWSLLLDLKIIGLTIINVVKGDDKAY; translated from the coding sequence ATGGAATTTATACGAGGAAGATATTCATGGGTTTTAAGACCATTTTTGATTATATACGATCTCTTTGTTATTAATTTTCTTGCTTTTTATTTACTAAATTTTAATAGCCAAGAATTATACTTTTTCTCATATGAGTTGTTCAATAATAAAAATATATTATACTTATTGTACTCAGTCATATTTTGGCTTTTATCTACACATTTCTTAAAATTTTATAAAGTTTATAGATACACGTCTTTATTAGATATTCTTTCTCTTATTTTAAAGCAATTGGTTGTATATACTTTTTTAGTTTATGCTTTTGAAGGATTTTTTAGAAGTATTAACATAGAGGTTTCTGTAACATTAAATTATTTAGTTTATAGTTTTTTAGCTATTAGCTTCGTTAAGTTATTAAGCTATTATATTCTAAAATCTATTAGAGTGTATTTAAAAGGAAACTTAAGGAATATTATTGTTATTGGTGATGGGGAAAGTGTCAACGCATTAAAAAAAATATTTCTAGAAAAGAAAGAGTTGGGCTACAGTATTAAAGCTATTTTTAGTAAATCACAAGAAGATAACAATTCGGGTTTTATTGAAGATAGCTTTGCCTACCTAGAAAGTAATAATGACAATATTGATGAGATTTACTGTTCAATTACAGATTTATCAGAGAAAGAACTTAATGAGTATGTGAGGTATGCAAACATACATCACTGTAACATTAAGTTTATTCCAAACACAAAAAAGTTTATTACCAAACGATATAAAACAGATTACTACAACTACATCCCTGTTTTATCTATTCAAGAAGTCGCTCTAAATAATGAAGTCAACAAACTTTTTAAACGCGTATTCGATATTGTATTTTCTATATTAATAATAGTTTTTGTATTACCATGGCTGTCTATTCTTTTATTTATTTTAATTAAGTTAGAATCAAAAGGGCCTTTGTTTTATAAGCACAAAAGAACAGGAATAAATTATAAAGTATTCTATTGTTATAAATACAGATCGCTTACCACAACTCAAGAATCTAAAGGAACGTATGTGAGCCAAAACGATAAACGGGTCACTGCAATAGGTAAGTTTATACGGAGAACAAGTATAGACGAATTACCACAGTTTATAAACGTTTTAAAAGGGGAAATGTCTGTAGTTGGTCCAAGACCACACATGCTTACGTATACCGATGATTATTCTAAGAAAATTAATAAGTACAATTTTATCTATAGACATAATGTGAAACCAGGCGTAACAGGATTAGCACAAATTAAAGGATATAGAGGTGAAATTAAACGCGATAAGGATATTATAAATAGAGTAAAATATGATATTTTTTACATAGAAAATTGGTCACTTTTATTAGATTTAAAAATCATTGGCCTTACCATAATTAACGTTGTTAAAGGCGACGATAAAGCATATTAA
- a CDS encoding glycosyltransferase family 2 protein — translation MKPLVSIITPMYNNANVIERTISSVLNQTYPNWELLLVDDASTDQIKAILKPYIDKDSRIKLYSHKNNKGAAKARNLGTKMALGNYIAFLDADDLWESNKLQLQVAQLKSNNTDVCFGSYEWIDSEGDPLNKKVHALKSLTYKKLLKANYIGNLTGIYNCEKLGKIYTKDLKKRQDWLLWLEALKRSEKPAIGITKTIAYYRITEGSLSSNKTSLIKHNFNVYRVGLGFSFLKSVVYLIQFFNEHLFVKKRLIKPIT, via the coding sequence ATGAAACCACTAGTTTCTATCATAACTCCGATGTATAACAATGCTAATGTCATAGAGAGAACCATTAGTAGTGTACTCAATCAAACGTATCCTAATTGGGAGTTGCTTTTGGTAGATGATGCATCTACAGATCAGATTAAGGCTATTTTAAAGCCATATATTGATAAAGACTCAAGAATTAAGCTATATAGCCACAAAAATAATAAAGGTGCGGCAAAGGCGAGAAATTTAGGAACTAAAATGGCTTTGGGTAATTATATTGCGTTTTTAGATGCAGACGACCTTTGGGAAAGCAATAAACTTCAATTACAAGTAGCACAACTTAAAAGCAATAATACTGATGTCTGTTTTGGAAGTTATGAATGGATTGATTCTGAAGGGGATCCACTAAATAAAAAAGTCCATGCTTTAAAATCACTTACTTACAAAAAGCTACTGAAAGCAAATTATATAGGTAACTTAACAGGAATTTATAATTGTGAAAAATTAGGTAAAATATACACGAAAGATTTAAAAAAACGGCAAGATTGGTTACTGTGGTTAGAAGCTTTAAAACGAAGTGAAAAGCCAGCAATAGGTATTACTAAAACAATAGCCTATTACAGAATTACAGAAGGGTCGCTCTCATCAAATAAAACGAGTCTTATAAAACACAACTTTAATGTCTATAGAGTTGGTTTGGGGTTTTCGTTCCTAAAATCTGTAGTATATCTAATTCAATTCTTCAATGAACATTTGTTTGTAAAAAAACGATTGATTAAGCCTATAACTTAG
- a CDS encoding phenylacetate--CoA ligase family protein codes for MRLFDFTLKVNGFDIDKAKIALAEIQAKNDSEFETYIEDQKRATITYHLEHNSFYKTLGKSIDINDWNSVPIITKRHLQQPLEQRLSDGFTPKNVYINKTSGSSGDPFIFAKDKWCHALTWAEIMNRFGWYGIDFNTSKQARFYGIPLDKKGYYKERLKDYFSNRFRFSVFDLSDAAFENALTKFKKSEFDFINGYTSSIVQFAKFLKQKGLVLSQICPNLKVCIVTSEMLFDDDKSLMETYFGVPVVNEYGASELDLIAFQNLKDEWQVNSETLYVEILDKNNTVLPYGEEGRIVITSFFNKAHPLIRYDVGDVGVLSKESTLKKPILKHLTGRTNDIVQLPSGKKAAGLTFYYITKSVIENDGNVSEFIIEQLALDHFKIKFVSRDELSPKKRTLITSEIERYLESGITVSFERLNKLKRSKSGKLKQFVSKL; via the coding sequence TTGCGATTATTCGATTTTACCTTAAAAGTAAATGGCTTTGATATTGACAAGGCTAAAATTGCTTTAGCTGAAATTCAAGCGAAAAATGATTCGGAGTTTGAAACTTATATTGAAGATCAGAAAAGAGCCACTATTACGTATCATTTGGAGCATAATTCCTTCTACAAAACCTTAGGAAAATCAATTGATATCAACGATTGGAATTCAGTACCAATTATTACAAAACGACATTTACAGCAACCATTAGAACAACGCTTAAGTGATGGATTTACACCTAAAAATGTCTATATAAATAAAACATCTGGAAGCTCTGGTGATCCTTTTATTTTTGCAAAAGACAAATGGTGCCATGCGTTGACTTGGGCAGAAATTATGAACCGGTTTGGTTGGTATGGTATAGATTTTAACACATCCAAACAAGCACGATTTTATGGGATTCCTTTAGATAAAAAAGGCTATTATAAGGAACGGTTGAAGGACTATTTTAGCAATAGATTTCGATTTTCGGTGTTTGACTTGAGTGATGCTGCTTTTGAAAATGCCTTGACAAAATTTAAAAAATCTGAATTTGACTTCATCAACGGTTACACCAGTTCAATAGTTCAATTTGCTAAATTTTTAAAACAAAAAGGTTTGGTTTTAAGTCAAATTTGTCCAAATTTAAAAGTTTGTATTGTGACTTCAGAAATGTTATTTGATGATGATAAATCTCTTATGGAAACTTATTTTGGTGTGCCTGTAGTGAACGAATATGGAGCTTCTGAACTAGATTTAATTGCTTTTCAAAATCTAAAGGATGAATGGCAAGTTAATAGTGAAACCTTGTATGTTGAAATTCTAGATAAAAATAATACGGTTTTACCATATGGTGAAGAAGGTCGAATTGTTATTACCTCCTTTTTCAATAAAGCACATCCACTAATACGTTATGATGTTGGTGATGTTGGTGTCCTCAGCAAAGAAAGCACTCTCAAAAAGCCTATTTTAAAGCATCTCACTGGCAGAACAAATGATATTGTACAACTACCAAGCGGAAAAAAAGCAGCTGGACTTACATTTTACTACATTACAAAAAGCGTGATTGAAAATGATGGTAATGTTTCAGAATTTATAATTGAGCAACTGGCTTTAGATCATTTTAAAATAAAATTTGTGAGTAGAGATGAACTCTCACCTAAAAAGAGAACACTCATTACCTCAGAAATAGAACGCTACTTGGAATCTGGAATCACCGTCAGCTTTGAACGCTTAAACAAACTAAAACGCTCAAAATCCGGAAAATTAAAACAGTTTGTTTCTAAGTTATAG
- the purD gene encoding phosphoribosylamine--glycine ligase, whose protein sequence is MNILVLGSGGREHTFAWKLAQSDRCKGLFVAPGNSGTKAIATNLNIGVTDFKAIKSAVLEHKIDLVVVGPEDPLVQGIHDFFLEDDTIKHVGVIGPQQAAAELEGSKEFAKEFMMRHNIPTAAYESFTKANVEDGYKFLETLKPPYVLKADGLAAGKGVLILNDLQEAKDELKSMLVDAKFGDASTKVVIEEFLDGIELSCFVLTDGKDYKILPTAKDYKRIGEGDTGLNTGGMGAVSPVPFATKEFLDKIENQVVIPTVEGLKKDNLPYVGFIFIGLIKVGDDPKVIEYNVRMGDPETEVVLPRLKTDLVAIFEAMANQTLSEVTIDIDERAATTVMLVSGGYPEAYEKGKEITGLENITDSIAFHAGAVENDGKVITSGGRVIAITSYGNTYSEAIKKSYQSIESLHFDKMYYRKDIGFDL, encoded by the coding sequence ATGAATATTTTAGTACTTGGCTCAGGAGGAAGAGAACACACATTTGCATGGAAATTAGCACAAAGTGACCGTTGTAAGGGACTTTTTGTAGCTCCAGGAAACTCAGGAACAAAAGCAATTGCAACGAACTTAAATATTGGTGTTACCGATTTTAAAGCCATTAAATCTGCGGTTTTAGAACATAAAATAGATTTGGTAGTCGTTGGGCCAGAAGATCCATTAGTACAAGGTATTCACGATTTCTTTTTAGAAGATGATACCATAAAGCATGTTGGAGTTATTGGACCACAACAGGCTGCAGCAGAATTAGAAGGCAGTAAAGAGTTTGCTAAAGAGTTTATGATGCGTCATAACATTCCCACAGCAGCTTATGAGAGTTTCACTAAAGCTAATGTAGAAGATGGTTACAAATTTTTAGAGACTTTAAAACCACCATACGTTTTGAAAGCTGATGGTTTAGCAGCAGGAAAAGGAGTGTTAATCCTAAACGATCTACAAGAAGCTAAAGATGAACTCAAAAGTATGTTGGTCGATGCTAAATTTGGTGACGCGAGTACCAAAGTGGTTATCGAAGAATTTTTAGACGGTATTGAATTGAGTTGTTTTGTTTTAACCGACGGAAAAGATTACAAAATTTTGCCAACGGCTAAAGATTATAAACGTATTGGAGAAGGAGATACAGGTTTAAATACAGGTGGTATGGGAGCGGTTTCACCAGTGCCATTTGCGACAAAAGAATTTTTAGATAAAATTGAAAACCAAGTTGTAATACCTACAGTAGAAGGTTTAAAGAAAGATAACTTACCTTATGTTGGGTTTATTTTTATTGGTTTAATTAAAGTTGGAGATGATCCAAAAGTAATTGAATACAATGTTAGAATGGGTGATCCTGAAACTGAAGTCGTTTTACCAAGATTAAAAACCGATTTGGTAGCTATTTTTGAAGCGATGGCAAACCAAACATTATCAGAAGTAACTATTGATATTGATGAACGCGCTGCAACAACCGTAATGTTGGTGTCTGGTGGTTATCCTGAAGCTTACGAGAAAGGAAAAGAAATTACAGGATTAGAAAATATTACAGATTCTATAGCTTTTCATGCAGGAGCAGTTGAAAACGATGGAAAAGTTATAACGTCTGGTGGGCGTGTAATAGCAATTACGTCTTATGGCAATACGTATTCTGAAGCCATAAAAAAATCTTATCAAAGTATAGAAAGTCTACATTTTGATAAGATGTATTACCGTAAGGATATTGGATTTGATTTATAG